The DNA sequence TTCAGGGTGCCACTGACTGCTTCAGTACCTTGAAAGGAACCTCATGAGCTTGTATATGGAATCCGTGGAGGGGTGGGTCTCAACGAAGCCCTCAAACTCATACATGGACACACCGAGCCTCATCAGGAGGGAGAGGTAGGGCATGATGAGCCTTGCACCGGGCGCAACCGAGTATATACCTGAGGGGGTGCCATCATCAAGGATTCTGACCTTGCTGATCCCTGTTTTACCATTATTAACTCCCCAGAATGACCCCGGTCCTGCAAGGCCGGGTATCACGGCTTCCCTCCCACCCTCACCGGGAATATCCACGAATCCGACATCGTATCTGAGGGAGATTGAGTAGGGGAGGTAACGGTAATCAACCCTCCTCTCAATACCGGCGGCGTTGAGCCCCGCCACCACCCCCTCCATCCTTGCAACGGGTGTTGTTCCATGGCCCCCTGTAACATCACCGGCGGCATATACATTCTGACGTGAGGTCTCCATACGGTCATTCACCTTAACTCCTCCGCGGGGTCCCAGTTCAAGGAACCCCTTCAGGAAATCCGAATTTGGTCTGAGACCCGTTGCAAGCATTGGGAGGCCCTCTATGTAGCCTCCAGACGTCTGAACACCTGATCCATCTATTTCTGTGGTTGATGTATCCTCCAGTATTCTGACATCGCTGAGGACCTTTTCTGAAACATAGTCCCTTATCAGGGGGTCCAGTTTACTGAGAAAACCGCTTCTTGATACTACCGTGACCTCTGATCCGAAGGAAGAGAATATGCCTGCAAATTCAGCTGCTATAACTCCTCCACCTATTATAACGAGCTTGTCAGGGATTCCGTCGAGGTCGAGGATGTCCCGGTATGTTATGGCTTTGCTGGCGCCTTCAATGGGGGGTATGAGGGGAGATGCTCCGGTTGCGATTATGAGTCTGTCATAGTCCATCTCCTCCCCCTCAACGAGGAGCCTATCATCCTCAAACTCCGCCACACCGTACACTATTTCAATACCGGCATCCAGGGTCTCCCTCTCGGTGACATGCCTTATACGTTCAAGGGTCCTCTTCACACCCCCGGCTATGCGGCGGTAGTCTGCTGAGCATTCAACATCCAGCACCCCAAGATCACTGAGCTGCCGGGCATCATCAAGGAACCTTGCAACGTCATTGAGGCCACATACAACCATACAGCCCTCGTTCAGGCATGTCCCACCAATCAGTTTCTTTTCAACAAGTATTACGTCCATGTCGAGGGCTGCGAGCTCCATTGCAGCGGCCCTTCCAGCTGGCCCTCCCCCTATCACAACACATCGCATATCAGACACCATGGTATTAATTCAATGGCATTGTTTCCCACAAATCTTTATATGTGACGGATCTTTATCTAAACATTAGTGTATTCTGACTTTAATCCTATTAATTTGGAGAGGGTTATTGAATGTGTATTGCAGCACCTGCTCAGATTATTGAAATTGATAGTGAGGATAACATTGCCACCGTTGACTTCGGTGGTGTGAGGCAACAGGTCAAACTTGACCTTGTGGATGATGTTGAGGAGGGCAAGTATGTTCTTGTTCACTCAGGCTACGCCATTGAGGTGATGTCTGATGAGGCGGCAAGGGAGTCCCTTGAAGCCTGGGATGAACTTCTGAAGGCCCTCGAAGAGGAGGACAGCCTGGAGCTGTGATGCTAACAGTTCCATTCATTTATTTTTCTTTGATTGGTTTCGGAAAAGCCGAAAATAAAGAATTTAAGAAAAATAGGGTTTTTTCATTTTTCACGTGGTATACCATGATTTCTGCGGATTCCTATCTGTGATTTCTGATGTGGGTATGTCTATCATGAGTATTATAGGGGGATAATATCCCCAGTATCCATTGTATGTCCTCATGATGCTA is a window from the Methanothermobacter thermautotrophicus str. Delta H genome containing:
- a CDS encoding FAD-dependent oxidoreductase, whose protein sequence is MRCVVIGGGPAGRAAAMELAALDMDVILVEKKLIGGTCLNEGCMVVCGLNDVARFLDDARQLSDLGVLDVECSADYRRIAGGVKRTLERIRHVTERETLDAGIEIVYGVAEFEDDRLLVEGEEMDYDRLIIATGASPLIPPIEGASKAITYRDILDLDGIPDKLVIIGGGVIAAEFAGIFSSFGSEVTVVSRSGFLSKLDPLIRDYVSEKVLSDVRILEDTSTTEIDGSGVQTSGGYIEGLPMLATGLRPNSDFLKGFLELGPRGGVKVNDRMETSRQNVYAAGDVTGGHGTTPVARMEGVVAGLNAAGIERRVDYRYLPYSISLRYDVGFVDIPGEGGREAVIPGLAGPGSFWGVNNGKTGISKVRILDDGTPSGIYSVAPGARLIMPYLSLLMRLGVSMYEFEGFVETHPSTDSIYKLMRFLSRY
- a CDS encoding HypC/HybG/HupF family hydrogenase formation chaperone; amino-acid sequence: MCIAAPAQIIEIDSEDNIATVDFGGVRQQVKLDLVDDVEEGKYVLVHSGYAIEVMSDEAARESLEAWDELLKALEEEDSLEL